The proteins below come from a single Sander lucioperca isolate FBNREF2018 chromosome 20, SLUC_FBN_1.2, whole genome shotgun sequence genomic window:
- the cpsf6 gene encoding cleavage and polyadenylation specificity factor subunit 6 isoform X4, protein MADGVDHIDIYADVEEEFNQEADYPVHEQIDLYDEVISPSANNGDAPEDRDYLDTLPTPGGSEGGKSSQPNVVYTYTGKRIALYIGNLTWWTTDEDLTEAIRSVGITDVLEIKFFENRANGQSKGFALVCVASEASSRKLMELLSKRELHGQNPIVTPCNKQSLSQFEMQSRKSWCGSARSDGTQSGQMSGEGKAGPPGAGPRGGFPMGRGRGRFPGPPGPGGDRFPGPVGPGGPPPHFPGGMQGPPRPPPGPPGPPGPPPPGQGLPPPLAGPPNRGDRPPPPVLFPGQFGQPPMGPLPPGPPPPGYGPPPGPPPPQQGPPPPGPFPPRPPGPIGPPMALAPPPHMPGPPPGGPPPAPHVNPAFFPPPGNNNMPPNDSRGPPGPNDPYGRPPPYERGDYGPGGREMEASRTPLSEAEFEEIMNRNRAISSSAISRAVSDASAADYGSAIETLVTAISLIKQSKVSADDRCKVLISSLQDCLHGIESKSYGSASSPMMLVHARRERSRERDHSRSREKSRRHKSRSRDRHEDYYRERSRERDRHRERDRDRDREREREREYRHR, encoded by the exons TGACTACCTGGACACACTGCCTACACCAGGTGGTTCAGAGGGAGGGAAGAGTTCCCAGCCCAATGTGGTGTACACTTACACAGGCAAAAGGATTGCCCTGTACATAGGAAACCTCACATGG TGGACGACAGACGAGGACCTGACAGAAGCTATCCGGTCAGTAGGCATCACAGATGTGCTGGAGATCAAGTTCTTTGAAAACAGAGCCAATGGCCAGTCAAAAGG GTTTGCACTGGTGTGTGTGGCCTCGGAGGCATCATCCAGGAAGTTAATGGAGCTGCTGTCAAAGAGGGAGCTCCATGGTCAGAATCCCATCGTCACACCGTGCAACAAACAGTCCCTCAGCCAGTTTGAGATGCAGTCACGCAAAA GTTGGTGTGGAAGTGCGCGATCAGATG GTACCCAGTCAGGCCAGATGTCTGGGGAAGGTAAAGCTGGTCCCCCTGGCGCTGGCCCTCGTGGGGGTTTCCCCATGGGTCGAGGCAGAGGCAGGTTCCCTGGACCACCTGGCCCCGGTGGAGACCGCTTCCCTGGTCCTGTTGGGCCTGGAGGACCGCCACCACATTTCCCTG GTGGAATGCAGGGTCCCCCACGTCCCCCTCCTGGTCCACCTGGTCCTCCAGGGCCTCCACCTCCTGGCCAGggcctcccccctcccctcgcTGGTCCTCCAAATCGTGGGGACAGGCCTCCTCCCCCAGTTCTCTTCCCTGGTCAGTTTGGCCAGCCTCCAATGGGACCACTGCCCCCAGGCCCACCTCCTCCAGGTTATGGCCCTCCCCCTGGTCCCCCACCCCCTCAACAGGGCCCACCACCTCCAGGACCCTTCCCTCCACGCCCCCCTGGCCCCATTGGGCCCCCCATGGCTTTGGCACCACCACCACACATGCCAGGTCCCCCACCGGGTGGGCCACCACCAGCACCCCATGTCAACCCTGCCTTTTTTCCCCCACCTGGCAACAACAACATGCCCCCCAACGACAGCCGAGGCCCCCCTGGACCAAACGACCCATACGGACGCCCGCCACCATATGAAAGAGGGGACTATGGTCCTGGAGGCCG GGAGATGGAGGCGTCACGGACACCTCTGAGTGAGGCAGAGTTTGAGGAGATCATGAACAGAAACAGAGCCATCTCCTCCAGTGCCATATCTAGAGCAGTGTCTGATGCcagtgcag CTGACTATGGAAGTGCTATAGAGACCTTGGTGACAGCGATTAGTCTGATTAAGCAGTCCAAAGTGTCAGCAGACGACCGCTGTAAGGTCCTCATCAGTTCCCTGCAGGACTGTCTTCACGGCATTGAGTCAAAAAGCTACGGTTCCGCTTCCAG TCCAATGATGCTTGTCCATGCCAGGCGAGAACGTTCCAGGGAACGAGACCACAGCCGCTCTAGAGAAAAGAGCCGGCGTCACAAGTCCCGCAGTCGTGACCGGCATGAGGACTATTACCGAGAACGCAGCCGGGAGCGGGACCGGCATCGGGAGAGGGACCGGGACCGAGAccgggagagggagagagagagggagtacAGACACCGCTAA
- the cpsf6 gene encoding cleavage and polyadenylation specificity factor subunit 6 isoform X2, which produces MADGVDHIDIYADVEEEFNQEADYPVHEQIDLYDEVISPSANNGDAPEDRDYLDTLPTPGGSEGGKSSQPNVVYTYTGKRIALYIGNLTWWTTDEDLTEAIRSVGITDVLEIKFFENRANGQSKGFALVCVASEASSRKLMELLSKRELHGQNPIVTPCNKQSLSQFEMQSRKSWCGSARSDGTQSGQMSGEGKAGPPGAGPRGGFPMGRGRGRFPGPPGPGGDRFPGPVGPGGPPPHFPGPGMRPDLIRHQDGPLMDMSFNPFPPGGRNGSWRGRGGMQGPPRPPPGPPGPPGPPPPGQGLPPPLAGPPNRGDRPPPPVLFPGQFGQPPMGPLPPGPPPPGYGPPPGPPPPQQGPPPPGPFPPRPPGPIGPPMALAPPPHMPGPPPGGPPPAPHVNPAFFPPPGNNNMPPNDSRGPPGPNDPYGRPPPYERGDYGPGGREMEASRTPLSEAEFEEIMNRNRAISSSAISRAVSDASAADYGSAIETLVTAISLIKQSKVSADDRCKVLISSLQDCLHGIESKSYGSASRRERSRERDHSRSREKSRRHKSRSRDRHEDYYRERSRERDRHRERDRDRDREREREREYRHR; this is translated from the exons TGACTACCTGGACACACTGCCTACACCAGGTGGTTCAGAGGGAGGGAAGAGTTCCCAGCCCAATGTGGTGTACACTTACACAGGCAAAAGGATTGCCCTGTACATAGGAAACCTCACATGG TGGACGACAGACGAGGACCTGACAGAAGCTATCCGGTCAGTAGGCATCACAGATGTGCTGGAGATCAAGTTCTTTGAAAACAGAGCCAATGGCCAGTCAAAAGG GTTTGCACTGGTGTGTGTGGCCTCGGAGGCATCATCCAGGAAGTTAATGGAGCTGCTGTCAAAGAGGGAGCTCCATGGTCAGAATCCCATCGTCACACCGTGCAACAAACAGTCCCTCAGCCAGTTTGAGATGCAGTCACGCAAAA GTTGGTGTGGAAGTGCGCGATCAGATG GTACCCAGTCAGGCCAGATGTCTGGGGAAGGTAAAGCTGGTCCCCCTGGCGCTGGCCCTCGTGGGGGTTTCCCCATGGGTCGAGGCAGAGGCAGGTTCCCTGGACCACCTGGCCCCGGTGGAGACCGCTTCCCTGGTCCTGTTGGGCCTGGAGGACCGCCACCACATTTCCCTG GCCCAGGGATGAGACCAGATCTGATTAGGCACCAAGATGGCCCTCTGATGGATATGAGTTTCAATCCCTTCCCGCCGGGGGGCAGGAACGGGAGCTGGCGTGGCAGAG GTGGAATGCAGGGTCCCCCACGTCCCCCTCCTGGTCCACCTGGTCCTCCAGGGCCTCCACCTCCTGGCCAGggcctcccccctcccctcgcTGGTCCTCCAAATCGTGGGGACAGGCCTCCTCCCCCAGTTCTCTTCCCTGGTCAGTTTGGCCAGCCTCCAATGGGACCACTGCCCCCAGGCCCACCTCCTCCAGGTTATGGCCCTCCCCCTGGTCCCCCACCCCCTCAACAGGGCCCACCACCTCCAGGACCCTTCCCTCCACGCCCCCCTGGCCCCATTGGGCCCCCCATGGCTTTGGCACCACCACCACACATGCCAGGTCCCCCACCGGGTGGGCCACCACCAGCACCCCATGTCAACCCTGCCTTTTTTCCCCCACCTGGCAACAACAACATGCCCCCCAACGACAGCCGAGGCCCCCCTGGACCAAACGACCCATACGGACGCCCGCCACCATATGAAAGAGGGGACTATGGTCCTGGAGGCCG GGAGATGGAGGCGTCACGGACACCTCTGAGTGAGGCAGAGTTTGAGGAGATCATGAACAGAAACAGAGCCATCTCCTCCAGTGCCATATCTAGAGCAGTGTCTGATGCcagtgcag CTGACTATGGAAGTGCTATAGAGACCTTGGTGACAGCGATTAGTCTGATTAAGCAGTCCAAAGTGTCAGCAGACGACCGCTGTAAGGTCCTCATCAGTTCCCTGCAGGACTGTCTTCACGGCATTGAGTCAAAAAGCTACGGTTCCGCTTCCAG GCGAGAACGTTCCAGGGAACGAGACCACAGCCGCTCTAGAGAAAAGAGCCGGCGTCACAAGTCCCGCAGTCGTGACCGGCATGAGGACTATTACCGAGAACGCAGCCGGGAGCGGGACCGGCATCGGGAGAGGGACCGGGACCGAGAccgggagagggagagagagagggagtacAGACACCGCTAA
- the cpsf6 gene encoding cleavage and polyadenylation specificity factor subunit 6 isoform X5 gives MADGVDHIDIYADVEEEFNQEADYPVHEQIDLYDEVISPSANNGDAPEDRDYLDTLPTPGGSEGGKSSQPNVVYTYTGKRIALYIGNLTWWTTDEDLTEAIRSVGITDVLEIKFFENRANGQSKGFALVCVASEASSRKLMELLSKRELHGQNPIVTPCNKQSLSQFEMQSRKSWCGSARSDGTQSGQMSGEGKAGPPGAGPRGGFPMGRGRGRFPGPPGPGGDRFPGPVGPGGPPPHFPGGMQGPPRPPPGPPGPPGPPPPGQGLPPPLAGPPNRGDRPPPPVLFPGQFGQPPMGPLPPGPPPPGYGPPPGPPPPQQGPPPPGPFPPRPPGPIGPPMALAPPPHMPGPPPGGPPPAPHVNPAFFPPPGNNNMPPNDSRGPPGPNDPYGRPPPYERGDYGPGGREMEASRTPLSEAEFEEIMNRNRAISSSAISRAVSDASAADYGSAIETLVTAISLIKQSKVSADDRCKVLISSLQDCLHGIESKSYGSASRRERSRERDHSRSREKSRRHKSRSRDRHEDYYRERSRERDRHRERDRDRDREREREREYRHR, from the exons TGACTACCTGGACACACTGCCTACACCAGGTGGTTCAGAGGGAGGGAAGAGTTCCCAGCCCAATGTGGTGTACACTTACACAGGCAAAAGGATTGCCCTGTACATAGGAAACCTCACATGG TGGACGACAGACGAGGACCTGACAGAAGCTATCCGGTCAGTAGGCATCACAGATGTGCTGGAGATCAAGTTCTTTGAAAACAGAGCCAATGGCCAGTCAAAAGG GTTTGCACTGGTGTGTGTGGCCTCGGAGGCATCATCCAGGAAGTTAATGGAGCTGCTGTCAAAGAGGGAGCTCCATGGTCAGAATCCCATCGTCACACCGTGCAACAAACAGTCCCTCAGCCAGTTTGAGATGCAGTCACGCAAAA GTTGGTGTGGAAGTGCGCGATCAGATG GTACCCAGTCAGGCCAGATGTCTGGGGAAGGTAAAGCTGGTCCCCCTGGCGCTGGCCCTCGTGGGGGTTTCCCCATGGGTCGAGGCAGAGGCAGGTTCCCTGGACCACCTGGCCCCGGTGGAGACCGCTTCCCTGGTCCTGTTGGGCCTGGAGGACCGCCACCACATTTCCCTG GTGGAATGCAGGGTCCCCCACGTCCCCCTCCTGGTCCACCTGGTCCTCCAGGGCCTCCACCTCCTGGCCAGggcctcccccctcccctcgcTGGTCCTCCAAATCGTGGGGACAGGCCTCCTCCCCCAGTTCTCTTCCCTGGTCAGTTTGGCCAGCCTCCAATGGGACCACTGCCCCCAGGCCCACCTCCTCCAGGTTATGGCCCTCCCCCTGGTCCCCCACCCCCTCAACAGGGCCCACCACCTCCAGGACCCTTCCCTCCACGCCCCCCTGGCCCCATTGGGCCCCCCATGGCTTTGGCACCACCACCACACATGCCAGGTCCCCCACCGGGTGGGCCACCACCAGCACCCCATGTCAACCCTGCCTTTTTTCCCCCACCTGGCAACAACAACATGCCCCCCAACGACAGCCGAGGCCCCCCTGGACCAAACGACCCATACGGACGCCCGCCACCATATGAAAGAGGGGACTATGGTCCTGGAGGCCG GGAGATGGAGGCGTCACGGACACCTCTGAGTGAGGCAGAGTTTGAGGAGATCATGAACAGAAACAGAGCCATCTCCTCCAGTGCCATATCTAGAGCAGTGTCTGATGCcagtgcag CTGACTATGGAAGTGCTATAGAGACCTTGGTGACAGCGATTAGTCTGATTAAGCAGTCCAAAGTGTCAGCAGACGACCGCTGTAAGGTCCTCATCAGTTCCCTGCAGGACTGTCTTCACGGCATTGAGTCAAAAAGCTACGGTTCCGCTTCCAG GCGAGAACGTTCCAGGGAACGAGACCACAGCCGCTCTAGAGAAAAGAGCCGGCGTCACAAGTCCCGCAGTCGTGACCGGCATGAGGACTATTACCGAGAACGCAGCCGGGAGCGGGACCGGCATCGGGAGAGGGACCGGGACCGAGAccgggagagggagagagagagggagtacAGACACCGCTAA
- the cpsf6 gene encoding cleavage and polyadenylation specificity factor subunit 6 isoform X1 has product MADGVDHIDIYADVEEEFNQEADYPVHEQIDLYDEVISPSANNGDAPEDRDYLDTLPTPGGSEGGKSSQPNVVYTYTGKRIALYIGNLTWWTTDEDLTEAIRSVGITDVLEIKFFENRANGQSKGFALVCVASEASSRKLMELLSKRELHGQNPIVTPCNKQSLSQFEMQSRKSWCGSARSDGTQSGQMSGEGKAGPPGAGPRGGFPMGRGRGRFPGPPGPGGDRFPGPVGPGGPPPHFPGPGMRPDLIRHQDGPLMDMSFNPFPPGGRNGSWRGRGGMQGPPRPPPGPPGPPGPPPPGQGLPPPLAGPPNRGDRPPPPVLFPGQFGQPPMGPLPPGPPPPGYGPPPGPPPPQQGPPPPGPFPPRPPGPIGPPMALAPPPHMPGPPPGGPPPAPHVNPAFFPPPGNNNMPPNDSRGPPGPNDPYGRPPPYERGDYGPGGREMEASRTPLSEAEFEEIMNRNRAISSSAISRAVSDASAADYGSAIETLVTAISLIKQSKVSADDRCKVLISSLQDCLHGIESKSYGSASSPMMLVHARRERSRERDHSRSREKSRRHKSRSRDRHEDYYRERSRERDRHRERDRDRDREREREREYRHR; this is encoded by the exons TGACTACCTGGACACACTGCCTACACCAGGTGGTTCAGAGGGAGGGAAGAGTTCCCAGCCCAATGTGGTGTACACTTACACAGGCAAAAGGATTGCCCTGTACATAGGAAACCTCACATGG TGGACGACAGACGAGGACCTGACAGAAGCTATCCGGTCAGTAGGCATCACAGATGTGCTGGAGATCAAGTTCTTTGAAAACAGAGCCAATGGCCAGTCAAAAGG GTTTGCACTGGTGTGTGTGGCCTCGGAGGCATCATCCAGGAAGTTAATGGAGCTGCTGTCAAAGAGGGAGCTCCATGGTCAGAATCCCATCGTCACACCGTGCAACAAACAGTCCCTCAGCCAGTTTGAGATGCAGTCACGCAAAA GTTGGTGTGGAAGTGCGCGATCAGATG GTACCCAGTCAGGCCAGATGTCTGGGGAAGGTAAAGCTGGTCCCCCTGGCGCTGGCCCTCGTGGGGGTTTCCCCATGGGTCGAGGCAGAGGCAGGTTCCCTGGACCACCTGGCCCCGGTGGAGACCGCTTCCCTGGTCCTGTTGGGCCTGGAGGACCGCCACCACATTTCCCTG GCCCAGGGATGAGACCAGATCTGATTAGGCACCAAGATGGCCCTCTGATGGATATGAGTTTCAATCCCTTCCCGCCGGGGGGCAGGAACGGGAGCTGGCGTGGCAGAG GTGGAATGCAGGGTCCCCCACGTCCCCCTCCTGGTCCACCTGGTCCTCCAGGGCCTCCACCTCCTGGCCAGggcctcccccctcccctcgcTGGTCCTCCAAATCGTGGGGACAGGCCTCCTCCCCCAGTTCTCTTCCCTGGTCAGTTTGGCCAGCCTCCAATGGGACCACTGCCCCCAGGCCCACCTCCTCCAGGTTATGGCCCTCCCCCTGGTCCCCCACCCCCTCAACAGGGCCCACCACCTCCAGGACCCTTCCCTCCACGCCCCCCTGGCCCCATTGGGCCCCCCATGGCTTTGGCACCACCACCACACATGCCAGGTCCCCCACCGGGTGGGCCACCACCAGCACCCCATGTCAACCCTGCCTTTTTTCCCCCACCTGGCAACAACAACATGCCCCCCAACGACAGCCGAGGCCCCCCTGGACCAAACGACCCATACGGACGCCCGCCACCATATGAAAGAGGGGACTATGGTCCTGGAGGCCG GGAGATGGAGGCGTCACGGACACCTCTGAGTGAGGCAGAGTTTGAGGAGATCATGAACAGAAACAGAGCCATCTCCTCCAGTGCCATATCTAGAGCAGTGTCTGATGCcagtgcag CTGACTATGGAAGTGCTATAGAGACCTTGGTGACAGCGATTAGTCTGATTAAGCAGTCCAAAGTGTCAGCAGACGACCGCTGTAAGGTCCTCATCAGTTCCCTGCAGGACTGTCTTCACGGCATTGAGTCAAAAAGCTACGGTTCCGCTTCCAG TCCAATGATGCTTGTCCATGCCAGGCGAGAACGTTCCAGGGAACGAGACCACAGCCGCTCTAGAGAAAAGAGCCGGCGTCACAAGTCCCGCAGTCGTGACCGGCATGAGGACTATTACCGAGAACGCAGCCGGGAGCGGGACCGGCATCGGGAGAGGGACCGGGACCGAGAccgggagagggagagagagagggagtacAGACACCGCTAA
- the cpsf6 gene encoding cleavage and polyadenylation specificity factor subunit 6 isoform X7 yields MADGVDHIDIYADVEEEFNQEADYPVHEQIDLYDEVISPSANNGDAPEDRDYLDTLPTPGGSEGGKSSQPNVVYTYTGKRIALYIGNLTWWTTDEDLTEAIRSVGITDVLEIKFFENRANGQSKGFALVCVASEASSRKLMELLSKRELHGQNPIVTPCNKQSLSQFEMQSRKSTQSGQMSGEGKAGPPGAGPRGGFPMGRGRGRFPGPPGPGGDRFPGPVGPGGPPPHFPGGMQGPPRPPPGPPGPPGPPPPGQGLPPPLAGPPNRGDRPPPPVLFPGQFGQPPMGPLPPGPPPPGYGPPPGPPPPQQGPPPPGPFPPRPPGPIGPPMALAPPPHMPGPPPGGPPPAPHVNPAFFPPPGNNNMPPNDSRGPPGPNDPYGRPPPYERGDYGPGGREMEASRTPLSEAEFEEIMNRNRAISSSAISRAVSDASAADYGSAIETLVTAISLIKQSKVSADDRCKVLISSLQDCLHGIESKSYGSASRRERSRERDHSRSREKSRRHKSRSRDRHEDYYRERSRERDRHRERDRDRDREREREREYRHR; encoded by the exons TGACTACCTGGACACACTGCCTACACCAGGTGGTTCAGAGGGAGGGAAGAGTTCCCAGCCCAATGTGGTGTACACTTACACAGGCAAAAGGATTGCCCTGTACATAGGAAACCTCACATGG TGGACGACAGACGAGGACCTGACAGAAGCTATCCGGTCAGTAGGCATCACAGATGTGCTGGAGATCAAGTTCTTTGAAAACAGAGCCAATGGCCAGTCAAAAGG GTTTGCACTGGTGTGTGTGGCCTCGGAGGCATCATCCAGGAAGTTAATGGAGCTGCTGTCAAAGAGGGAGCTCCATGGTCAGAATCCCATCGTCACACCGTGCAACAAACAGTCCCTCAGCCAGTTTGAGATGCAGTCACGCAAAA GTACCCAGTCAGGCCAGATGTCTGGGGAAGGTAAAGCTGGTCCCCCTGGCGCTGGCCCTCGTGGGGGTTTCCCCATGGGTCGAGGCAGAGGCAGGTTCCCTGGACCACCTGGCCCCGGTGGAGACCGCTTCCCTGGTCCTGTTGGGCCTGGAGGACCGCCACCACATTTCCCTG GTGGAATGCAGGGTCCCCCACGTCCCCCTCCTGGTCCACCTGGTCCTCCAGGGCCTCCACCTCCTGGCCAGggcctcccccctcccctcgcTGGTCCTCCAAATCGTGGGGACAGGCCTCCTCCCCCAGTTCTCTTCCCTGGTCAGTTTGGCCAGCCTCCAATGGGACCACTGCCCCCAGGCCCACCTCCTCCAGGTTATGGCCCTCCCCCTGGTCCCCCACCCCCTCAACAGGGCCCACCACCTCCAGGACCCTTCCCTCCACGCCCCCCTGGCCCCATTGGGCCCCCCATGGCTTTGGCACCACCACCACACATGCCAGGTCCCCCACCGGGTGGGCCACCACCAGCACCCCATGTCAACCCTGCCTTTTTTCCCCCACCTGGCAACAACAACATGCCCCCCAACGACAGCCGAGGCCCCCCTGGACCAAACGACCCATACGGACGCCCGCCACCATATGAAAGAGGGGACTATGGTCCTGGAGGCCG GGAGATGGAGGCGTCACGGACACCTCTGAGTGAGGCAGAGTTTGAGGAGATCATGAACAGAAACAGAGCCATCTCCTCCAGTGCCATATCTAGAGCAGTGTCTGATGCcagtgcag CTGACTATGGAAGTGCTATAGAGACCTTGGTGACAGCGATTAGTCTGATTAAGCAGTCCAAAGTGTCAGCAGACGACCGCTGTAAGGTCCTCATCAGTTCCCTGCAGGACTGTCTTCACGGCATTGAGTCAAAAAGCTACGGTTCCGCTTCCAG GCGAGAACGTTCCAGGGAACGAGACCACAGCCGCTCTAGAGAAAAGAGCCGGCGTCACAAGTCCCGCAGTCGTGACCGGCATGAGGACTATTACCGAGAACGCAGCCGGGAGCGGGACCGGCATCGGGAGAGGGACCGGGACCGAGAccgggagagggagagagagagggagtacAGACACCGCTAA
- the cpsf6 gene encoding cleavage and polyadenylation specificity factor subunit 6 isoform X6, whose protein sequence is MADGVDHIDIYADVEEEFNQEADYPVHEQIDLYDEVISPSANNGDAPEDRDYLDTLPTPGGSEGGKSSQPNVVYTYTGKRIALYIGNLTWWTTDEDLTEAIRSVGITDVLEIKFFENRANGQSKGFALVCVASEASSRKLMELLSKRELHGQNPIVTPCNKQSLSQFEMQSRKSTQSGQMSGEGKAGPPGAGPRGGFPMGRGRGRFPGPPGPGGDRFPGPVGPGGPPPHFPGGMQGPPRPPPGPPGPPGPPPPGQGLPPPLAGPPNRGDRPPPPVLFPGQFGQPPMGPLPPGPPPPGYGPPPGPPPPQQGPPPPGPFPPRPPGPIGPPMALAPPPHMPGPPPGGPPPAPHVNPAFFPPPGNNNMPPNDSRGPPGPNDPYGRPPPYERGDYGPGGREMEASRTPLSEAEFEEIMNRNRAISSSAISRAVSDASAADYGSAIETLVTAISLIKQSKVSADDRCKVLISSLQDCLHGIESKSYGSASSPMMLVHARRERSRERDHSRSREKSRRHKSRSRDRHEDYYRERSRERDRHRERDRDRDREREREREYRHR, encoded by the exons TGACTACCTGGACACACTGCCTACACCAGGTGGTTCAGAGGGAGGGAAGAGTTCCCAGCCCAATGTGGTGTACACTTACACAGGCAAAAGGATTGCCCTGTACATAGGAAACCTCACATGG TGGACGACAGACGAGGACCTGACAGAAGCTATCCGGTCAGTAGGCATCACAGATGTGCTGGAGATCAAGTTCTTTGAAAACAGAGCCAATGGCCAGTCAAAAGG GTTTGCACTGGTGTGTGTGGCCTCGGAGGCATCATCCAGGAAGTTAATGGAGCTGCTGTCAAAGAGGGAGCTCCATGGTCAGAATCCCATCGTCACACCGTGCAACAAACAGTCCCTCAGCCAGTTTGAGATGCAGTCACGCAAAA GTACCCAGTCAGGCCAGATGTCTGGGGAAGGTAAAGCTGGTCCCCCTGGCGCTGGCCCTCGTGGGGGTTTCCCCATGGGTCGAGGCAGAGGCAGGTTCCCTGGACCACCTGGCCCCGGTGGAGACCGCTTCCCTGGTCCTGTTGGGCCTGGAGGACCGCCACCACATTTCCCTG GTGGAATGCAGGGTCCCCCACGTCCCCCTCCTGGTCCACCTGGTCCTCCAGGGCCTCCACCTCCTGGCCAGggcctcccccctcccctcgcTGGTCCTCCAAATCGTGGGGACAGGCCTCCTCCCCCAGTTCTCTTCCCTGGTCAGTTTGGCCAGCCTCCAATGGGACCACTGCCCCCAGGCCCACCTCCTCCAGGTTATGGCCCTCCCCCTGGTCCCCCACCCCCTCAACAGGGCCCACCACCTCCAGGACCCTTCCCTCCACGCCCCCCTGGCCCCATTGGGCCCCCCATGGCTTTGGCACCACCACCACACATGCCAGGTCCCCCACCGGGTGGGCCACCACCAGCACCCCATGTCAACCCTGCCTTTTTTCCCCCACCTGGCAACAACAACATGCCCCCCAACGACAGCCGAGGCCCCCCTGGACCAAACGACCCATACGGACGCCCGCCACCATATGAAAGAGGGGACTATGGTCCTGGAGGCCG GGAGATGGAGGCGTCACGGACACCTCTGAGTGAGGCAGAGTTTGAGGAGATCATGAACAGAAACAGAGCCATCTCCTCCAGTGCCATATCTAGAGCAGTGTCTGATGCcagtgcag CTGACTATGGAAGTGCTATAGAGACCTTGGTGACAGCGATTAGTCTGATTAAGCAGTCCAAAGTGTCAGCAGACGACCGCTGTAAGGTCCTCATCAGTTCCCTGCAGGACTGTCTTCACGGCATTGAGTCAAAAAGCTACGGTTCCGCTTCCAG TCCAATGATGCTTGTCCATGCCAGGCGAGAACGTTCCAGGGAACGAGACCACAGCCGCTCTAGAGAAAAGAGCCGGCGTCACAAGTCCCGCAGTCGTGACCGGCATGAGGACTATTACCGAGAACGCAGCCGGGAGCGGGACCGGCATCGGGAGAGGGACCGGGACCGAGAccgggagagggagagagagagggagtacAGACACCGCTAA